In the genome of Variibacter gotjawalensis, one region contains:
- a CDS encoding DUF2155 domain-containing protein, with the protein MTARLRLWPAALALLVATPALAQFGGIFGGPPRPPANVPGGEYQQDERLPPRPTRRQPQQREEQEPPAPPLTRLPPDQQQQPAQRGQLPPPPTTATTQPASPMQTNPNAQAPAQPPLAGLPPGQRQPRGTPQQPNSDEVVVAPPKQKIVNQTAVFSGLDKITGRIISFDVAVDETVQFGALRLTPRACFTRPPSELPNTDSFIEVDEITLNGEVKRIFTGWMFAASPGLHGVEHPIYDVWLADCKSPQKVAEAPTPAAAEPEPQAEPAARPTRQQQPRQQRPNPPPQRAQPQQAPLPPPGAPRGY; encoded by the coding sequence ATGACGGCACGACTTCGGCTTTGGCCCGCCGCGCTTGCGCTGCTGGTCGCGACGCCCGCGCTGGCTCAGTTCGGCGGGATTTTCGGTGGCCCGCCGCGGCCGCCCGCGAACGTGCCTGGCGGTGAATACCAGCAGGACGAGCGGCTGCCGCCGCGTCCGACCCGTCGTCAGCCTCAACAGCGCGAAGAGCAGGAGCCGCCGGCGCCGCCGCTGACGCGCTTGCCACCCGATCAGCAACAGCAACCCGCGCAGCGTGGCCAGCTTCCGCCGCCGCCGACCACGGCGACGACGCAGCCGGCTTCGCCGATGCAGACCAACCCGAATGCGCAGGCGCCGGCGCAGCCGCCGCTCGCAGGTTTGCCGCCGGGGCAGCGTCAGCCGCGCGGAACGCCGCAGCAGCCGAACAGCGACGAGGTGGTCGTCGCACCGCCGAAGCAGAAGATCGTCAATCAGACGGCCGTATTCTCGGGTCTCGACAAGATCACGGGCCGCATCATCTCGTTCGACGTCGCGGTCGATGAGACCGTGCAGTTCGGCGCGCTGCGTTTGACGCCGCGCGCGTGCTTCACGCGTCCGCCGAGTGAGCTGCCGAACACCGACAGCTTCATCGAGGTCGACGAGATCACGCTGAACGGCGAAGTGAAACGCATCTTCACGGGCTGGATGTTCGCGGCGAGCCCGGGTCTGCACGGCGTCGAACATCCGATTTACGACGTGTGGCTGGCGGACTGTAAGAGCCCGCAAAAAGTTGCCGAAGCTCCAACACCGGCAGCCGCCGAACCGGAACCGCAGGCCGAGCCCGCAGCGCGTCCGACGCGCCAGCAGCAACCGCGCCAGCAGCGTCCCAATCCGCCGCCGCAGCGCGCACAACCGCAGCAAGCGCCGTTGCCGCCGCCGGGAGCGCCGCGCGGTTACTAA
- a CDS encoding TonB-dependent siderophore receptor, translating to MKLLSFGAISATALLYILDTSTTFAQTAKPAAEQSTLPTVLVQAPRKKIAHTKPKRTQTRTTRVAPPAPTPVIPTSTEGTPRTASGGTTVGYAATSISSGTKTNTPVINIPQSTTVLTKEFISDQSVQFIGEATRYVPGVIWHQGEGNRDDLVIRGQRSNADFYVNGFRDDVQYFRDLYNVDRIEVLKGPNALIFGRGGGGGIVNRVTKEPQWRDVPYGEVSLSGGQFNDRRFTLDTGGQLNANFAGRVNAMYEKSDNYRDFGGFERWGINPTFALKLNDQTKVTLSYEHYDFNGITDRGIPSLAVPAGQIASPYKTGVGTYFGNPDLNRSQATVDTASAVIEHETDSGVKIRNATRYANYNKWYQNVFPGSAVNNKGELTLSAYNNRADRENIFNQTDITWKFNTHGLKHTMLVGGEVGHQSGYNYRESGTFAGKTATVLASNPTSYAPVKFANNGTSDANANNRVNLGAAYIQDQIEITRWLQVIGGVRFDRFDVAIDHHNTKPTAPRDASRIDNLWSPRIGVVLKPQDNMSIYYSYSVSYLPSSGDQFSALQNNSDAIKPEKFENNEIGFKWEILPRLQFATAIYNLDRANSKFVDPNDTSKFLTTGSTRTRGFEASIGGYITDDWQMFGGYAYTDSRVTGQTSGTVTIGKRVGLVPYNTFSLWNRYQIDAKWGVGLGLIHFTESYATSDNTVRLPGWTRVDAAVYYKVTDNIRAQVNIENILDKGYYATADGNNNITPGAPRTVRASLIAKF from the coding sequence ATGAAATTGCTGAGCTTCGGCGCAATAAGCGCCACCGCACTTCTGTACATTCTCGACACATCCACCACCTTCGCACAAACCGCAAAACCGGCCGCCGAGCAATCGACGCTGCCGACTGTGCTCGTGCAAGCGCCGCGCAAGAAAATCGCACACACCAAACCTAAACGCACGCAGACGCGCACGACACGCGTTGCGCCGCCGGCGCCGACCCCTGTCATTCCGACATCCACCGAAGGTACACCGCGCACCGCGAGCGGCGGCACGACGGTCGGCTACGCGGCGACGAGCATCTCGTCCGGCACCAAGACGAATACGCCGGTGATCAACATCCCGCAGTCGACGACCGTGCTGACGAAGGAATTCATCAGCGATCAATCGGTTCAATTCATCGGCGAGGCAACGCGCTACGTTCCGGGCGTGATCTGGCATCAAGGCGAGGGCAATCGCGACGATCTCGTCATCCGCGGCCAGCGTTCCAATGCGGACTTTTACGTCAACGGCTTCCGTGACGACGTTCAATACTTCCGCGATCTCTACAACGTCGACCGCATCGAAGTTCTCAAAGGACCGAACGCGTTGATCTTCGGCCGCGGCGGTGGCGGCGGCATTGTCAACCGCGTGACGAAAGAGCCGCAATGGCGCGACGTGCCGTATGGCGAAGTCTCGCTCTCGGGCGGCCAATTCAACGATCGCCGCTTCACGCTCGACACCGGGGGTCAGCTCAACGCGAACTTCGCGGGCCGCGTCAACGCGATGTACGAGAAGTCGGACAACTATCGCGACTTCGGCGGTTTTGAGCGCTGGGGCATCAACCCGACATTCGCGCTCAAGCTGAACGATCAAACGAAGGTCACGCTCAGTTACGAGCACTACGACTTCAACGGCATCACGGACCGCGGAATTCCTTCACTCGCTGTGCCCGCCGGCCAGATCGCATCGCCGTACAAAACTGGCGTCGGCACTTACTTCGGCAATCCGGACCTCAATCGCTCTCAAGCGACGGTCGATACCGCTTCGGCCGTGATCGAGCACGAAACAGACTCCGGTGTGAAAATCCGCAACGCGACGCGCTATGCGAACTACAACAAATGGTACCAGAACGTATTTCCGGGCAGCGCGGTCAACAACAAAGGCGAGCTCACGCTCTCCGCTTACAACAATCGCGCGGATCGCGAGAACATCTTCAATCAGACCGACATCACGTGGAAGTTCAACACTCACGGTCTGAAGCACACGATGCTGGTCGGCGGCGAAGTCGGTCACCAGAGCGGCTACAACTACCGCGAAAGCGGCACGTTTGCCGGCAAGACCGCAACGGTTCTCGCGTCAAACCCGACGAGCTACGCACCTGTCAAATTCGCGAACAACGGGACGAGCGACGCGAACGCGAACAACCGCGTCAATCTCGGCGCGGCGTACATCCAAGATCAGATTGAAATCACACGCTGGCTTCAAGTCATCGGCGGCGTGCGCTTCGATCGCTTCGATGTTGCTATCGATCACCACAACACGAAGCCTACAGCACCACGCGACGCATCGCGTATCGATAATCTATGGTCGCCGCGCATCGGCGTTGTGTTGAAGCCGCAAGACAACATGTCGATCTACTACAGCTACAGCGTCTCATATCTGCCGAGTTCGGGCGATCAGTTCAGCGCGCTGCAGAACAATTCGGACGCCATCAAGCCGGAGAAATTCGAGAACAACGAAATCGGCTTCAAGTGGGAGATCCTGCCGCGCTTGCAGTTCGCGACCGCTATCTACAATCTCGATCGCGCGAACTCCAAGTTCGTCGACCCGAATGACACCAGCAAATTCTTAACGACGGGCTCCACCCGCACGCGCGGCTTCGAAGCGAGCATCGGCGGCTACATCACGGACGATTGGCAGATGTTCGGTGGTTACGCCTACACCGACTCGCGAGTCACAGGTCAAACGTCGGGCACGGTCACAATCGGCAAGCGTGTCGGCCTCGTTCCCTACAACACTTTCTCGCTGTGGAACCGTTATCAGATCGACGCAAAATGGGGTGTCGGCCTCGGCTTGATTCACTTCACTGAATCCTACGCCACATCCGACAACACCGTGCGCCTGCCTGGTTGGACCCGCGTCGACGCGGCCGTCTACTACAAGGTCACGGACAACATCCGCGCGCAGGTCAACATCGAGAACATCCTCGACAAGGGCTACTACGCGACAGCGGACGGCAACAACAACATCACGCCGGGCGCACCGCGCACCGTCCGTGCTTCGCTGATCGCGAAGTTCTAA
- the accB gene encoding acetyl-CoA carboxylase biotin carboxyl carrier protein: MAEAKKTIDQELIRDLATLLSDTGLTEIEVEQSGLRVRVVRQPAVTHVAAPMPVAIPSAIGAGAAVAASAGNDAATHPGAVLSPMVGTAYRASEPGGMPFADIGRKVKAGETILIIEAMKTMNQIPAPRAGTVVQIFVEDGQPVEFGEALMVIE; encoded by the coding sequence ATGGCGGAAGCCAAGAAGACCATCGACCAGGAACTCATTCGCGATCTCGCGACCCTGCTGAGCGACACCGGCTTGACCGAGATCGAAGTCGAGCAGAGCGGTTTGCGCGTGCGCGTCGTCCGCCAACCCGCCGTGACCCATGTCGCGGCGCCGATGCCGGTTGCGATCCCGTCTGCGATCGGCGCAGGCGCGGCCGTCGCGGCCTCGGCCGGCAACGATGCCGCAACGCATCCGGGCGCTGTCCTCTCTCCGATGGTCGGCACCGCGTACCGCGCGAGCGAGCCGGGCGGAATGCCGTTCGCCGATATCGGCCGCAAGGTGAAGGCCGGCGAAACGATCCTCATCATCGAGGCGATGAAGACGATGAACCAGATTCCGGCGCCGCGCGCCGGCACTGTCGTTCAGATTTTTGTCGAAGACGGGCAGCCGGTCGAGTTCGGCGAAGCCCTCATGGTGATCGAATAA
- a CDS encoding response regulator, with product MAALKNTVLLVEDEPMLSDMTRYAFMDAGFNVIAVGSAEEALGLAFCDVEFDLMFTDINLDGPMTGWELTESMHDMRPDLPIIATSGSASREEIAARVDGTSFVSKPYMSADVIAMASRMIEEARAAQAKSRRSAPKLVNRLSA from the coding sequence ATGGCCGCGTTGAAGAACACAGTCCTCCTCGTCGAAGACGAGCCGATGCTCAGCGATATGACGCGTTATGCGTTCATGGATGCGGGCTTCAACGTCATCGCGGTGGGATCGGCCGAAGAGGCCCTCGGACTGGCATTTTGCGATGTCGAGTTCGACCTGATGTTCACGGACATCAATCTCGATGGTCCGATGACCGGCTGGGAACTCACCGAGTCGATGCACGACATGCGCCCGGATTTGCCGATCATCGCAACGTCGGGCAGCGCTTCGCGTGAAGAGATCGCAGCCCGCGTCGACGGTACGTCGTTCGTGTCGAAGCCGTATATGTCGGCCGACGTCATCGCGATGGCGAGCCGCATGATCGAAGAAGCGCGCGCCGCTCAAGCCAAGTCTCGCCGCAGCGCGCCGAAGCTGGTCAACCGCCTCAGCGCTTAA
- a CDS encoding type II toxin-antitoxin system HicB family antitoxin, with product MRDYIALIHKDQDSDYGVSFPDLPGCISAGKTLDEAQTMAAEALAFHLEGLALDGEPVPEPSSLQTIMSDRANRDGVAVLVAAPQPSGRSVRVNVTLPDDLLDAIDRHAEKNGFTRSGFLAQAAKKALVA from the coding sequence ATGCGCGACTACATCGCTCTTATCCACAAAGACCAGGATAGCGACTACGGCGTTTCGTTTCCGGACCTGCCCGGCTGCATCAGCGCGGGCAAAACGCTCGACGAAGCGCAGACGATGGCGGCCGAAGCTTTAGCGTTCCACCTCGAAGGTCTCGCGCTCGATGGCGAACCTGTGCCCGAGCCGAGCTCGCTGCAGACGATCATGAGCGACCGGGCGAATCGCGACGGCGTCGCCGTCTTGGTCGCGGCGCCTCAGCCGTCCGGCAGAAGCGTTCGCGTGAATGTCACGCTGCCGGACGATCTTCTCGACGCAATCGACCGGCACGCGGAGAAAAACGGCTTCACGCGATCGGGTTTTCTCGCACAAGCGGCAAAGAAAGCCCTCGTCGCCTAG
- a CDS encoding DMT family transporter encodes MEVVLISLASAFLIALGHVLAQFGLRTLSPLKGAGISVPSAALAFVLLSPVFANTAGANWQAALIFAGIGCLFPAMITLMNFESNRLVGPSLTAALGNFTPVIAVISGIVIIGEFPTTMQAIALAVIVGGISLLLWKPHRLIGDIPLWALALPVGAVVIRGGALAIVKLGFATWPDAYSATTIGYIMSATVLLMTKGVIERRVPVPERSRGALWFALTGLSNGLSFLCLYAALTRGSVALVAPLVATYPLFAVGLSKLFFGTAWVDTRGLVGIAITIVGIGILLAT; translated from the coding sequence ATGGAAGTCGTCCTCATCTCGCTCGCCTCCGCATTCCTGATCGCGCTCGGCCATGTGCTGGCGCAGTTCGGCCTGCGAACATTGAGCCCGCTCAAGGGCGCCGGCATCAGCGTGCCGAGTGCCGCCCTCGCCTTCGTTCTCCTCTCGCCTGTCTTCGCGAACACGGCGGGCGCCAACTGGCAGGCCGCGCTGATCTTCGCCGGCATCGGCTGTCTCTTCCCCGCGATGATCACACTGATGAATTTCGAATCGAACCGCCTGGTCGGCCCAAGCCTCACCGCCGCGCTCGGCAACTTCACGCCGGTCATCGCGGTCATCTCCGGCATCGTCATCATCGGCGAATTCCCGACCACGATGCAGGCGATCGCGCTTGCCGTCATTGTCGGCGGCATCAGTTTGTTGTTGTGGAAGCCGCACCGCCTGATCGGCGATATTCCGCTCTGGGCACTCGCGCTCCCGGTCGGCGCCGTCGTCATTCGCGGCGGCGCGCTTGCTATCGTCAAACTCGGCTTCGCGACATGGCCCGACGCCTACTCGGCGACGACCATCGGCTACATCATGTCGGCGACCGTGTTGCTGATGACGAAAGGCGTCATCGAACGCCGCGTGCCGGTGCCGGAGCGAAGCCGCGGCGCTTTGTGGTTCGCGCTCACGGGCCTCTCCAACGGCCTTTCGTTTCTGTGTCTCTATGCGGCGCTGACGCGCGGCTCCGTGGCACTCGTCGCGCCGCTCGTCGCGACCTATCCGCTATTCGCCGTGGGCTTGAGCAAACTCTTCTTCGGCACAGCTTGGGTCGATACGCGCGGCCTTGTCGGCATCGCGATCACGATCGTCGGCATCGGGATCCTGCTGGCCACCTAG
- the accC gene encoding acetyl-CoA carboxylase biotin carboxylase subunit → MFDKILIANRGEIALRVLRACKELGVPTVAVHSTADADAMHVRLADESVCIGPPPARDSYLNVYSILAACEITGADAVHPGYGFLSENARFAEILGEHKIHFIGPKPEHIRLMGDKIEAKRTAKKLGIPVVPGSEGGVTTDEEAFKVAKEIGFPLIVKAAAGGGGRGMKVALTEDELPLALSTARTEAKAAFGDDAVYLEKYLQIPRHIEVQILGDGRGNAVHLGERDCSLQRRHQKVWEESPSPALNAEMRSSIGEVCAKAMREMNYLGVGTIEFLFENGEFYFIEMNTRIQVEHPVTEMITEIDLILEQIRVASGAELSLTQDTVTFNGHAIECRINAENAVTFQPSPGRITQYHPPGGLGVRVDSAAYAGYTIPPYYDSLMGKLIVHGKTRTECLMRLRRALDEFVVDGVQTTLPLFRTLVRNPSIIDGDYSIHWLEKWLASGGMDKT, encoded by the coding sequence ATGTTTGACAAAATCCTCATCGCGAACCGTGGTGAAATTGCGCTGCGTGTTCTGCGCGCGTGCAAAGAGCTTGGCGTTCCGACCGTCGCGGTGCACTCGACCGCCGACGCGGACGCGATGCATGTGCGCCTCGCCGACGAAAGCGTCTGCATCGGGCCGCCGCCGGCGCGCGATAGCTATCTCAACGTCTATTCGATCCTGGCCGCTTGCGAGATCACCGGCGCGGACGCCGTGCATCCCGGCTACGGCTTCCTCTCGGAGAACGCGCGCTTCGCGGAAATTCTCGGCGAGCACAAAATCCACTTCATCGGCCCGAAGCCTGAACACATTCGCCTGATGGGCGACAAGATCGAGGCTAAGCGCACTGCGAAGAAACTCGGCATCCCGGTTGTGCCGGGCTCCGAAGGCGGCGTGACCACCGACGAGGAAGCATTCAAAGTCGCGAAAGAGATCGGTTTTCCGCTGATCGTCAAAGCCGCTGCCGGCGGCGGTGGGCGCGGCATGAAAGTCGCGCTGACCGAAGACGAACTCCCGCTCGCGCTATCGACTGCGCGCACAGAAGCGAAGGCCGCCTTCGGCGACGACGCGGTCTATCTCGAAAAATATCTGCAGATTCCGCGGCACATCGAAGTGCAAATTCTCGGCGACGGACGCGGCAACGCGGTCCATCTCGGCGAGCGCGACTGCTCGCTCCAGCGTCGCCATCAGAAGGTGTGGGAGGAAAGCCCCTCGCCCGCACTCAACGCTGAAATGCGCTCGTCGATCGGTGAGGTCTGCGCCAAGGCGATGCGCGAGATGAACTATCTCGGCGTCGGCACGATCGAATTCTTGTTCGAGAACGGCGAGTTCTACTTCATCGAGATGAACACGCGCATTCAGGTCGAGCATCCGGTCACCGAGATGATCACCGAGATCGATTTGATCCTCGAGCAAATCCGCGTTGCCAGCGGCGCAGAGCTCTCGCTCACGCAGGACACCGTCACGTTCAACGGCCACGCTATCGAGTGCCGCATCAATGCGGAGAATGCGGTGACGTTTCAGCCGTCGCCGGGCCGCATCACGCAATACCACCCGCCGGGCGGTCTCGGCGTGCGCGTCGATTCGGCCGCATATGCGGGTTACACGATCCCGCCCTACTACGACTCGCTGATGGGGAAGTTGATCGTCCACGGTAAGACGCGGACCGAGTGCCTGATGCGGCTACGCCGTGCGCTCGACGAATTCGTGGTCGATGGCGTGCAGACAACACTTCCGCTGTTCCGCACGCTGGTGCGCAATCCGTCGATCATCGACGGCGACTACAGCATCCACTGGCTGGAGAAATGGCTCGCCAGCGGCGGAATGGATAAGACTTAA
- the aat gene encoding leucyl/phenylalanyl-tRNA--protein transferase, with protein sequence MASRGSAAIEITPEVLLKAYACGIFPMAESAEDPTLYWIEPEARGIIPLDTFTIPRRLARTIRTDKFRVVCNHDFQGVIDGCAEPRPGRNRTWINERIRKLYGALYERGDCHTVEVYDGDALVGGLYGVSLGAAFFGESMFHRATDASKIALVHLVARLRAGGFKLLDTQFVTDHLTTLSASEVSKRQYHKMLEAAVTGSADFFALPTDVPLGGARALKLALGD encoded by the coding sequence ATGGCCAGCCGCGGGTCCGCCGCAATAGAGATCACTCCCGAAGTGCTGCTCAAGGCCTATGCCTGCGGGATCTTCCCGATGGCCGAGAGCGCGGAGGATCCGACTCTGTATTGGATCGAGCCGGAAGCGCGCGGCATCATCCCGCTCGACACCTTTACGATCCCGCGCCGCTTGGCACGCACGATCCGCACCGACAAATTCCGCGTCGTCTGCAATCACGACTTCCAAGGCGTCATCGATGGCTGCGCCGAGCCGCGGCCGGGCCGCAATCGCACGTGGATCAACGAACGCATCCGCAAGCTTTACGGCGCTCTCTACGAGCGCGGCGATTGCCACACGGTCGAGGTCTACGACGGCGACGCGCTGGTCGGCGGCCTCTACGGTGTGAGCCTCGGCGCCGCGTTCTTCGGCGAGAGTATGTTTCATCGCGCCACCGACGCATCGAAGATCGCGCTCGTGCATCTCGTCGCGCGCTTGCGCGCCGGCGGCTTCAAGCTTCTCGACACGCAATTCGTGACGGATCATTTGACGACACTCAGTGCGTCCGAAGTCTCGAAGCGCCAGTATCACAAGATGCTGGAAGCCGCCGTGACCGGCAGTGCGGATTTCTTCGCACTTCCGACCGACGTTCCGCTCGGCGGCGCGCGGGCCCTTAAATTGGCACTCGGCGATTGA
- a CDS encoding type II 3-dehydroquinate dehydratase: protein MAKTVYVINGPNLNLLGVRQPEVYGRATLADVEKLCRARAKRHGLEVDFFQSNSESAIIDKLHEARAKKAFAVVINPAGYSYYSVAVLDAVIACEIPTFEVHISNIHAREPLRQHSLISAAARAVIAGYGIEGYGLAIDGAAALLATDTKTKR, encoded by the coding sequence ATGGCGAAGACCGTCTACGTCATCAATGGCCCGAACCTGAACCTGCTTGGCGTACGCCAGCCGGAGGTGTACGGCCGTGCGACCCTCGCGGATGTCGAGAAGCTTTGCCGCGCCCGCGCGAAGCGTCACGGTCTCGAAGTCGACTTCTTTCAGTCGAACAGCGAGAGCGCGATCATCGACAAGCTGCACGAGGCCCGCGCGAAGAAAGCGTTCGCGGTCGTCATCAATCCGGCCGGTTATAGCTATTACTCGGTCGCGGTGCTCGACGCGGTGATCGCCTGCGAGATTCCAACCTTCGAGGTGCACATCTCGAACATCCACGCACGCGAGCCGTTGCGTCAGCATTCGCTGATTTCGGCCGCCGCGCGAGCCGTGATCGCTGGCTACGGCATCGAGGGTTACGGCCTTGCCATCGACGGCGCCGCCGCCCTGCTCGCAACCGATACGAAGACGAAACGCTAG
- a CDS encoding glutathione S-transferase family protein has product MILIGQYDSPFVRRVGIAMTLYSLTFEHKAWSTFGDADKIRPYNPLTRVPTLVLDDGDVLVESHLIIDYLDGLVAADKRLYPTTEPARHRALKAAATAMHAADKAVALFYEKALHKEVSEVWSSRCQRQIEAALTMLNAERARQTTAFWFGEAIGHADIAVAVAVRFIRDAHPKIDISPYPALIAFADACESRPEFQAISQVFIAPA; this is encoded by the coding sequence ATGATCCTTATCGGCCAATACGACTCGCCGTTCGTCCGCCGCGTCGGCATCGCGATGACGCTGTACAGTCTGACCTTCGAGCACAAAGCCTGGTCAACCTTCGGCGACGCCGACAAGATCCGCCCCTACAATCCGCTGACGCGCGTTCCGACCCTTGTCCTCGACGACGGCGATGTCCTGGTCGAAAGCCATCTCATCATCGACTACCTCGACGGCCTCGTAGCCGCCGATAAACGGCTCTACCCCACCACCGAACCCGCGCGGCATCGCGCGCTGAAAGCCGCGGCCACAGCGATGCACGCCGCCGACAAGGCAGTAGCACTCTTCTACGAGAAGGCTCTCCACAAGGAAGTCTCGGAGGTCTGGTCTTCGCGTTGCCAGCGCCAGATCGAGGCGGCCCTCACTATGCTCAACGCCGAGCGCGCCAGGCAGACGACCGCCTTCTGGTTCGGCGAGGCCATCGGCCATGCCGATATCGCGGTGGCCGTCGCGGTCCGCTTCATCCGCGACGCCCACCCCAAAATCGACATCAGCCCCTACCCGGCACTGATCGCCTTCGCTGACGCCTGCGAGTCCCGCCCGGAGTTCCAGGCGATCTCGCAGGTCTTCATCGCGCCGGCCTGA
- a CDS encoding NADH:ubiquinone oxidoreductase subunit NDUFA12 gives MKQTLLKLFTWWNGQTYGTQLWTWRFGELVGKDEFGNTYYRTRGGKIDPTLGFERRWVIYSGYAEASTIPPSWHGWMHHTVDVPPTDEQYTPRPWQKPHRPNLTGTPAATRPSGSMLAQNRRPRATGDYRAWSPGDKS, from the coding sequence ATGAAACAGACCCTGCTGAAGCTCTTCACGTGGTGGAACGGCCAGACCTACGGCACTCAGCTGTGGACGTGGCGGTTTGGCGAATTGGTCGGCAAGGACGAGTTCGGCAACACCTACTACCGCACCCGTGGCGGCAAGATCGATCCGACGCTCGGTTTCGAGCGGCGCTGGGTGATCTACAGCGGCTATGCGGAGGCTTCGACCATTCCGCCGTCTTGGCACGGCTGGATGCATCACACGGTCGACGTGCCGCCGACAGACGAGCAATACACGCCGCGCCCGTGGCAGAAGCCGCACCGCCCGAACCTCACCGGCACACCGGCGGCAACGCGTCCGTCCGGCTCGATGCTGGCGCAGAATCGCCGTCCGCGCGCGACGGGCGATTATCGCGCCTGGTCGCCGGGCGATAAAAGCTAA
- a CDS encoding type II toxin-antitoxin system HicA family toxin: MNSRDVIAALRQDGWVEVAQKGSHLQFKHPSKPGRVTVPHPKRDIPLGTLRSIEKQAQLRVR; the protein is encoded by the coding sequence ATGAATTCGCGCGACGTGATTGCGGCGCTTCGGCAAGATGGTTGGGTTGAGGTGGCTCAGAAGGGCAGTCACCTGCAGTTCAAGCACCCGTCGAAGCCCGGCCGGGTCACGGTCCCGCATCCCAAGCGGGATATCCCGCTCGGAACCCTGCGAAGCATCGAAAAACAAGCACAGCTGAGAGTGAGATGA
- a CDS encoding DUF2891 domain-containing protein produces the protein MIHKLDIATADRFANIALGHVTREYPNKLQHTLAGPADARTPRQQHPIFYGSFDWHSCVHSYWLLARVLKRFPNTDTAERIRALFDQQITAANVAGECAFLALPTSRGFERPYGWAWILKLAAELRDLEDGRWIKTFAPLADVFAERYRDFLPIATYPVRVGAHPNTAFGLRLAADYAAAIGDDALLTLLGETARRWYGEDRECPAWGEPSGDDFLSSALIEAECMRVLMPANDFANWFARFLPHIEKREPTTLFTPASVSDRSDGKIAHLDGLNLSRAWCWRSLAATLSASDPRKSAMLKTAEQHYSVAVSHIDGDYMGEHWLATYALLAIDEVGA, from the coding sequence TTGATCCATAAACTCGACATTGCAACAGCGGATCGCTTCGCGAATATCGCGCTCGGTCACGTCACCCGCGAATATCCGAACAAACTGCAACACACGCTCGCAGGGCCGGCCGACGCGCGCACGCCGCGTCAGCAGCATCCGATATTTTACGGCAGCTTCGATTGGCATTCGTGCGTGCACAGCTACTGGTTGCTCGCGCGCGTGCTGAAGCGCTTCCCAAATACGGACACAGCCGAACGCATCCGCGCGTTGTTCGATCAACAAATCACGGCTGCGAATGTCGCAGGTGAATGCGCATTCCTCGCGCTGCCGACGTCGCGCGGCTTCGAGCGGCCGTATGGTTGGGCGTGGATCCTCAAGCTGGCCGCCGAGCTCCGTGATCTCGAAGACGGCCGATGGATCAAGACCTTCGCACCGCTCGCCGATGTCTTTGCCGAGCGCTACCGCGACTTCCTTCCGATCGCGACGTATCCGGTTCGCGTCGGCGCGCATCCCAACACGGCGTTCGGATTACGGCTCGCGGCCGACTACGCCGCCGCAATCGGCGACGACGCGTTGCTAACGCTGCTAGGCGAAACGGCGCGGCGCTGGTACGGCGAGGATCGCGAATGCCCGGCGTGGGGCGAACCGAGCGGCGACGATTTTCTCTCGTCGGCGCTGATCGAAGCGGAGTGCATGCGCGTCCTCATGCCGGCGAACGATTTCGCAAATTGGTTCGCGCGTTTCCTCCCGCACATTGAGAAACGAGAGCCGACGACGCTCTTTACCCCCGCAAGCGTAAGCGATCGCTCGGACGGCAAGATCGCGCATCTCGATGGCTTAAATCTCAGCCGCGCGTGGTGCTGGCGTTCGCTCGCTGCAACACTTTCGGCGAGCGACCCGCGCAAATCCGCGATGCTTAAAACAGCCGAGCAACACTACTCAGTCGCAGTATCGCATATCGACGGCGACTATATGGGCGAGCACTGGCTCGCCACTTACGCCCTTCTCGCGATAGATGAAGTCGGCGCGTAG